GATGTTGGTTTCGGGCGACTGGACAGCGAGCCCATCGATATCGTCGAGCCCCTCGGCGAGCACTGCGGCGTTTTCGTGATCCTCGGCCAGACGGTCGACGTTCGAGAGGGCTTCGAGGCCGGGCGCAGCGATGATCCCCGCCTGACGCATCCCGCCGCCGAACAGCTTCCGGTGACGGCGGGCGCGCTCGATGAACGCTTCGCTCCCCGCGAGCATCGAGCCGACGGGTGCGCCGAGCCCCTTCGAGAGACAGAACATCACCGAATCCACTTCCCGAACGACCCGGCTCGCGTCCACGTCGTGGGCGACTGCGGCGTTGAACACCCGCGCGCCGTCGACGTGAACGGGGATGTCGAGCTCGTGGGCCGCGTCGGCCGCGGCGTCGATCTCCTCGGGGGCGATCGCGACGCCGCCCTTGCTGTTGTGGGTGTTTTCGAGACAGAGCAGCCCTGTCCCGGGCCGGTGGGTGTCCTCCTCGACGTACCCCTCGTGGATGTCGCTTGGCGTGATCGTCCCGCGTGACCCGCCGTCGACGGTACGGGGCTGGAGCCCCGAGAGCTGGGCGAGCCCGCCGACCTCCCACTTGTAGACGTGGCTCTCACGCTCGCAGAGCAGTTCCTCGCCCCGGTCGGTGTGGGTGCGCGCCGCGACCTGATTGCCCATCGTCCCGGTCGGCACGTAGAGGGCAGCCTCCATCCCGACCGCCGCCGCGGCCTCGGCTTCGAGTTCGTTTACGGTCGGGTCCTCGCGGTAGACGTCGTCGCCGACGTCGGCTTCGCTTGCGGCCACGCGCATTTCGTCGCTGGGACGGGTGACGGTGTCGCTCCGGAGATCGATCATGCCGCCCGTAGCGTCTCGACGGTGAAATACGCTGTCGGTGGGCGAATCGTTTGCCTCGACTCCGATCCCTGCTCTGCCCGCGCTGGATCGTCTCGACGATCCTCATCCGGCAAGCATCACACTCCAGCAACGAACTCGCATCAGGTATTCGAACGACTGCGCCCGTGTAGCGCATCCGACGAGCAAACTCGTCGCGAGAACACCGGTTGAGCGCCACACCGTTGTGCTGTCACAGGAGACTGCGGTTCGGTATCGCTGGCGGAGATTTATACTGCCGTGTCGCCGTCCTTTCGTATGAACCGCACCCACGACCGCTACGATCTCCTCTACGAGCTCTACGATCGGTTCGACACCCGGACGCTCCGGGCGTACCAGACGTTCGTCGACGTGTTTCCGCCGGTGGACTCGCGGGTCGCGCTCGATCACTGGCAGGACGCCGAAAGCGCGCTCTCGGAGTCGAAAGCCGAGATTCGGGAGTCGTTCGATCGGGGCGAACCGCTCGCGACGATCGCGGCCCACGCCTCGCGCGACGAGGCGTTCACCGCGCTCGATCTCTGTGAGCGCCACGGTCGACCGGTGTCGGCGTTCGTCCTCGACGTCGACGAGACGCTGCGCTCGGCGGGCAGCACCGACAACGAGATCCCCCGCGAGACGCTCGGCTTCTTGACCGAATTCCACGAAGCGGGGGTGCCGATCGTGATCTGTACCGGCCAGACCTTGGAAAACGTGAAGGGGTTTCTGATCCAGGGTCTCGGCAGCGAGATCTTCCACTCCGGCGACCTCAGCGTGGTGTACGAGGCGGGCACTGGTGCGTTCACGCCCGGCCACGGCCCCGAGACCAAACAGCTTCTCTACGAGGAGTTGGACGAAACCATTCAGAACATTTTCTACCGGCTCCGTTCCGACGTGCTCTCCGAAGCGCCCGAGGAGATCCGGCGGGGCTGTCACCTCCAGGGCAACGAGTTCAACGTCACGCTCAAACCCAACTTCGAGATCGGCTCGGCCGACGCAACCCACGTGATCGACCGGGCGCTGGTCCACCAGCTCCGACTGCTCGGAAGGGCGGCGAGCGAAGCGTGCGATGCGAGCGAAGACGACGCTACGGCGTGGGCGCGTGCATTCTACGCCGATGCCGATCCCGAAATCCGGACCGTGCTCGAAGCCGAGGGCGAACTTCCCGACCGGTCGGCAGACGAGGTGCCCGACGACCTCCGGGATCTCTTCGAGCGCATCGACGTCGCCTACTACGAGGGCGACGCCGCCGAGATCGGGAGCCGCGAACTCAACAAGGTGGTCGGCGTCGAGGCCGCCTTCGACGTGCTCGGGCTCGACGATCCCTTTGCCCTCGTGATGGGTGACTCGAAGAGCGATCTCCGGGTGATGGAGTGGGTCGCCGAGAACGATATGGGGATCGCGGCCGCGCCCGAACACGCTTCGATCGACGTCCTCGATCACGTCATCCGCACCGACGAACTCGTCTACGATCAGGGCGATGCCGCCGAGATCCTCCGGATCGTCTACGCGCTCAACCAGATCGCGCGTCTCGACTGACGAACCGTCGTTTTGGATCACTTTCCGACGTGTCGCGTCCGCGATCCGATGCGTCGCGTCCGCGTTCTGGTCCGAAGGCGGCCCGATCACGGCTCCGAGGGCCACGCCCCTGTCGAATCCAGTACGTATATCCGTCGTCCACACCGAGACGAACGGTAACCGACGCTCTCCGTCCAATCGTCCCCTGACCAACTGTCCCCGACCAACCGTTCCAGAACTCACCGATGTCCGCCATCCAGATACCGCTCCCGACGATCGCCCACTGGCCGCCCGGCGATCGAAACGCCACTCTCCTCCCCCACAGCCGATGAATCGCCGGACGTTTCTCCGATCGGTGGGGGTGATCGGCGCTGTCGGGACGAGCGGCTGTGCGGCACAGCTCAACCCGGTCGCCGAAACACCGACGCCGGAGCTCACGCCGACGCCCGAACCACCAGCAACCCGTGCGGGGACGGCACTCACCGGGATGTATCCCGGCGGGCCGAACCGCGAGGACGCGATCGCGAACCTCGGGCTGTACACGGAGTGGCTCGACCAGCCGCCCGCGGTCGCGGTCGTGTTCGTCGACGGGCTGATCCCCGACGGCGCGAAGCAGGGGTTCGTCGAGGGACCGCTGACCGACATCTGGAACGCGGGCCACGTTCCCATGATCACGTGGCAGCCGTTCGCACAGGCGAAACAGCAAACGAGCGAGACCGTCGAGCGCGCGATCGCCGCGGGCGAACACGACGACCACCTGTCGTCGTGGGCGACGCTGCTCGAAGCGTGGGCCCGGCCGTACGGCGACCGCACGCGCGGACGGCGGTTTTACTTCCGACCGGCCCACGAGATGAACGGCAGCTGGTTCCCGTGGAGCGCGGTCGATTCCTCCCGGATCGACACGACCGTCACGCCCGCCCTGAACGGCTCCGGCAGCGCGAACGGGAGCGGTGGCGAGAGCCCGGCAGCCGGAACTCCGGAGGACTACGTCGAGATGTGGCGGCGGCTCTACGACGCGTTCGGGCGGACCGACCTCGACGCGACGAACGTCCAGTGGGTCTGGGCGGTCAACGCCGACGAGGTCGGTGGCATCCGGATGGAACGGTACTACCCGGGCGACGAGTACGCCGACTGGGTCGGCCTCGATGGGTTCAACTTCGGTGGGAGTCAGTCGTATTCGCGCTGGCGCACGCCCGAAGAACTGTTCGACCCGATGCTCGGCCGACTGCGCGAACTGACCGACAAGCCGGTGACGCTGACCGAGTTCGCGACGAGCTCGTTCACGGGATCGAAAGGCGACGGCGAGTATCGACCCGCGCGAAAAGCCGAATGGATCGAGGCAGCCTACGAGTACGTCGCCGCAAACGATATCAAGATGACCTGCTGGTTCAATGTCGACAAAAGCGGGACCGACGAGGCCGACTGGGCGGTGTTCGGCGGCGAACGCGGCACCGAACAGGCGTCGGTCTCGGGCACGGAGTACGCCGCGTACGCCGCCTACAACCGGACGGTTTCCGGCGACGACTTCCTGGGTGCGCTGCCCGACTACCCGCCGCTGCTGACCGACGCGGAGTTCGCCGGCACGTTCTGAGTGAGTCACTGCTTCCCGTCTCTATCGGTTTCCGTCCCGCTGAGAGCCACTCGTCCGACGACACATGTCCGATCCTGCCGACGCCTGCTCCTCAGCCGGCGTCGATCCCGTCACACTCGCCGACGATGTGGATCGCGTCCCGCGGCAGCGATAGCCGAACCCGTTCGCGGTCGTCGAGGCCCAGCCGGTCGTAGTCGGGCGGCGACAGCGTGGCCTGAACTACGTCGTCCGTGCCCGCCGGCGTGACGTCGATGCGGTAGCCGTCGCCCTCGAACACCCGACGTTGAACGTCTCCACGCAGCCCGTTCTGCCCGTCGGCAGCGAGATCGTCGACCACCGTGACGTACTCGGGACGGATACAGAACCAGACCGCCTCGCCGACCGGGTACTCGTGGTCGACAACGTCGAATCGGTGATCAGCCCATTCGAGAGCGGGAGTCCCCTTCTCCGCCGCGATCCGTGCCCGGAACAGGTTGGTGCTGCCGGTGAACGACGCGACGAACGGCGTCGTGGGCCGGGCGAACACCTCGCTTGGCGTGTCGCATTGCTGTATCGCGCCGTCCTTCACGACGGCGAGCTGGTCGCCGATCGCCGTCGCCTCGTGCTGGTCGTGGGTGACGTACACGACTGGAATCGAAAGCGACGACAGGAGTGGCCGGAGTTCGTCGCGGAGCCGGCGCTTGATCGGCGCGTCGAGGTTGGCGAGCGGCTCGTCGAGCAACAGCGCCGCGGGGTCGGCGGCGAGCGAGCGCGCGAGCGCGACCCGCTGGCGCTCCCCTCCCGAAAGCGTCGCCGCTCGCTGGTCGAGCACGTCGCCGATTTCGAGCGTATCGGCGAGATCGTCGATGTTCTCCGTGGACGCCGCGGCGTACGCGACGTTCTCTCGGGCGGTCATATGCGGGAAGAGCGCTCCATCCTGAAACACGAGCACCGTCCCGCGATCCTCCGGCACACGGCCGGTGAGCTCTCTGCCGTTCAGCGTGATCGTTCCGGCGTCGGGGTCGGTGATCCCCGCAACCGCCGAGAGCAGCGTCGTTTTTCCACACCCCGACGGCCCGAGCACCGAGAGCACCTCCTCGTCGACCGCGAGATCGATCGGTCCGAGGTCGAACGCACCGTACGACTTCGTCAATCCGTCGATTGCGAGCATCTCAGTCCCAGGGGTTCGACGCGATGGTGTTGAGAATCACGAGCGCCGCGACCGCGATGACCACGAGAATGATCGCCACCGGATAGGCTCCATCGAGGCCGACCGAGACGAACGACACCCAGATCTGGACCGGCATCGT
The genomic region above belongs to Halococcus salifodinae DSM 8989 and contains:
- a CDS encoding glycoside hydrolase family 26 protein, with the protein product MNRRTFLRSVGVIGAVGTSGCAAQLNPVAETPTPELTPTPEPPATRAGTALTGMYPGGPNREDAIANLGLYTEWLDQPPAVAVVFVDGLIPDGAKQGFVEGPLTDIWNAGHVPMITWQPFAQAKQQTSETVERAIAAGEHDDHLSSWATLLEAWARPYGDRTRGRRFYFRPAHEMNGSWFPWSAVDSSRIDTTVTPALNGSGSANGSGGESPAAGTPEDYVEMWRRLYDAFGRTDLDATNVQWVWAVNADEVGGIRMERYYPGDEYADWVGLDGFNFGGSQSYSRWRTPEELFDPMLGRLRELTDKPVTLTEFATSSFTGSKGDGEYRPARKAEWIEAAYEYVAANDIKMTCWFNVDKSGTDEADWAVFGGERGTEQASVSGTEYAAYAAYNRTVSGDDFLGALPDYPPLLTDAEFAGTF
- the ltaE gene encoding low-specificity L-threonine aldolase yields the protein MIDLRSDTVTRPSDEMRVAASEADVGDDVYREDPTVNELEAEAAAAVGMEAALYVPTGTMGNQVAARTHTDRGEELLCERESHVYKWEVGGLAQLSGLQPRTVDGGSRGTITPSDIHEGYVEEDTHRPGTGLLCLENTHNSKGGVAIAPEEIDAAADAAHELDIPVHVDGARVFNAAVAHDVDASRVVREVDSVMFCLSKGLGAPVGSMLAGSEAFIERARRHRKLFGGGMRQAGIIAAPGLEALSNVDRLAEDHENAAVLAEGLDDIDGLAVQSPETNIVLVETEPTAEEFLERVADEGVQGTAFGEHVVRFCTHLDIDRSDVERAVEDVRRAMT
- a CDS encoding ABC transporter ATP-binding protein — translated: MLAIDGLTKSYGAFDLGPIDLAVDEEVLSVLGPSGCGKTTLLSAVAGITDPDAGTITLNGRELTGRVPEDRGTVLVFQDGALFPHMTARENVAYAAASTENIDDLADTLEIGDVLDQRAATLSGGERQRVALARSLAADPAALLLDEPLANLDAPIKRRLRDELRPLLSSLSIPVVYVTHDQHEATAIGDQLAVVKDGAIQQCDTPSEVFARPTTPFVASFTGSTNLFRARIAAEKGTPALEWADHRFDVVDHEYPVGEAVWFCIRPEYVTVVDDLAADGQNGLRGDVQRRVFEGDGYRIDVTPAGTDDVVQATLSPPDYDRLGLDDRERVRLSLPRDAIHIVGECDGIDAG